One stretch of Mangifera indica cultivar Alphonso chromosome 9, CATAS_Mindica_2.1, whole genome shotgun sequence DNA includes these proteins:
- the LOC123225416 gene encoding probable pectinesterase/pectinesterase inhibitor 33, whose translation MAMVMRLMLLFISFSSIFHPAVSKKSSSNITWWCSKTPHPEACDYYTSQSRHHFAPRHMSEFRQMTIQLAMERALNAKNHVLQFRSNCENQHQKAAWSDCLKLYDNTVLQMNRTLQGLESNKTCTDFDAQTWLSAALTNIQTCESGSMDLNVSDFINAIIISNNLTQLLSNSLAINGVFVKQENTSYTGGFPSWLSLQGRKLLQSSSLTFKAKANLVVAKDGSGNYRTIQAAIDAAATRKGTARFIIYVKKGVYMENIEVGLNNNNIMLIGDGMRSTIITSSRSVNGGYTTYSSATAGIDGSGFIARDITFRNGAGPSKGQAVALRSASDLSVFYRCAIQGYQDTLMVHSQRQFYRECYIYGTIDFIFGNAAVVFQNCLIYVRRPLKGQANVITAQGRNDPFQDTAITIHNSKILAASDLKPVVQAFKTYLGRPWMQYSRTIIMKTYLDSLVSPLGWSPWAVESSFALDTLYYGEYKNSGPGSSTKWRVKWKGFHVLTSSATAARFTVGSLIAGRSWLPSTGVPFTSGL comes from the exons ATGGCTATGGTGATGAGGCTAATGCTTCTCTTCATCTCCTTCTCTTCCATCTTTCATCCCGCAGTTTCAAAGAAATCTTCTTCAAACATAACATGGTGGTGCAGCAAAACGCCGCATCCCGAAGCATGCGATTACTACACGAGCCAAAGCCGCCACCATTTTGCCCCCAGACACATGTCGGAGTTCCGGCAAATGACAATCCAATTAGCCATGGAGCGAGCCCTCAATGCGAAAAATCATGTTCTACAATTCAG GTCAAACTGCGAGAACCAGCACCAGAAAGCGGCTTGGTCTGACTGTTTAAAGCTTTATGATAACACAGTTCTTCAGATGAATCGAACCTTGCAAGGCCTTGAATCTAACAAAACTTGTACAGATTTTGATGCACAAACATGGCTCAGCGCAGCTTTAACCAACATCCAAACATGCGAATCCGGGTCCATGGATTTGAACGTTTCTGATTTCATTAATGCAATCATAATTTCCAATAATTTAACCCAGCTGCTTAGCAATAGTTTAGCCATCAATGGAGTATTCGTAAAGCAAGAGAATACATCATACACAGGCGGATTTCCCAGTTGGCTTAGTCTGCAAGGAAGGAAATTATTGCAGAGTTCATCATTAACTTTCAAAGCAAAAGCAAATCTTGTGGTGGCAAAAGATGGTTCGGGGAATTATCGCACCATTCAAGCTGCCATTGACGCTGCTGCAACAAGGAAAGGAACCGCAAGGTTTATCATTTACGTAAAGAAAGGTGTTTATATGGAAAATATTGAGGTCGGCCTCAATAACAATAACATTATGTTGATCGGAGATGGCATGAGGAGTACCATAATCACAAGTAGCCGAAGTGTTAATGGAGGTTACACCACCTACAGCTCTGCAACTGCTG GCATAGATGGATCTGGGTTCATTGCTCGGGACATCACCTTCAGAAATGGAGCGGGTCCGTCGAAGGGTCAAGCGGTGGCGTTACGTTCGGCGTCAGATCTCTCGGTCTTCTACCGATGCGCCATCCAGGGATACCAAGACACCCTCATGGTCCACTCGCAACGCCAATTCTACCGAGAATGTTACATCTACGGAACCATAGATTTCATCTTTGGTAATGCGGCGGTCGTTTTCCAAAACTGTTTGATTTACGTCAGGAGGCCGCTGAAAGGCCAAGCAAACGTGATCACCGCACAAGGCCGCAATGACCCTTTTCAAGACACGGCGATTACAATCCACAACTCAAAGATTTTAGCCGCATCTGATCTAAAACCTGTGGTTCAAGCATTTAAAACGTACTTGGGGAGGCCGTGGATGCAATACTCAAGAACGATTATTATGAAAACTTATCTGGATAGTCTTGTTAGTCCACTCGGGTGGTCGCCGTGGGCGGTGGAGAGTTCGTTTGCTCTTGACACTTTGTATTATGGTGAATATAAGAATTCGGGGCCTGGTTCTTCTACAAAATGGAGGGTAAAGTGGAAAGGTTTTCATGTTTTAACCAGCTCTGCTACGGCCGCACGTTTCACAGTTGGTAGTCTTATTGCTGGCAGATCATGGCTGCCGTCGACCGGTGTGCCGTTCACTTCTGGCTTGTGA
- the LOC123226381 gene encoding pentatricopeptide repeat-containing protein At5g62370: MITKRTSSCYNWLKSRRRRRRISTCTIQLEPSAVVQSTSNDHKSLCLSLAEQLIKRGLVPTAQKVIRRIIANSASVSDAVSVVNFANVRGVDLDIGCYGAIIKKLIESGRYQLALSLYCQNIVAAGIDPDPAVLNYMVICYCEIGELEDAMKHFDRIFSMGSLPVKPACNAILRELYAQEKFLEAFDYFVRIHDAGINKGFSSYNILIDGLCYQGYLNEAMCLFDMIRKRAGLTPSLHLYKSLFYGLCKRGWAVEAESLFEEMESQGFFVDKMMYTSLMNGYSKDRKMKMAMRVFFRMLKTGCEPDNYSCNTLIHGFFTMGLFDKGWVLFNQMIEWGLHPNAVTYHIMISNYCRDRNVDCALILLNNMVSQGVAPNVHCYTDVIASLYKENRLTEIEELYKNMLENGVVPDHVLSFILMKKSPKGQELQLALMVLQAIAKNGCGIDPLAISTYTTLNATGDLKKAIELLIGEIVKSNLNLANVAFGIYISALCEVGESDCAFLCMDKLVSLGCRPLLFTYNSLIKCLCQEGLFEDANSLIELMQDSGTAPDTVTYLIMVCEYCKQGDIASSCDVLDQMDMRGLKPGVSIYDRIIGCLFSEKRIVEAENMFKRMLEAGVVPDEVVYMTMINGYSKNGKALEARQLFEKMIESSIQPSSYSYTSLISGLVKKGMIDKGCMYLDRMLGDGLVPNVVLYTSLINHFLRSGDFEFAFRLVDLVDRNQIGSDLIMYITLVSGVCRHMTGRKRFFDVDRGAENARERLCELLNQRTSPLRKNNLKICVDSPEGMKSFALKLMRKVKEIQFMPNLYLYNGIISGFCGAGRIQDAHDHLEMMQREGLCPNQVTYTILIDGHIRAGEIDCAIGLFNKMNVDGCVPDRITYKTLLKGLCQAGRFPDALSILYTMHKRGFFPSKASYEYILKFLCSSCLSIPAFKMFEEMIAHGYVPRPYCYNWLLYILCEEKQLPEARVVLDRMYETGKLCYKSMERLLG; encoded by the coding sequence atgattacAAAACGAACTAGTTCATGTTACAACTGGTTgaaaagcagaagaagaagaagaagaattagcACATGTACAATACAACTGGAGCCCTCGGCAGTTGTACAATCAACCTCCAATGACCACAAATCACTTTGTCTTTCATTAGCGGAACAATTAATTAAACGTGGGTTAGTACCAACAGCCCAAAAAGTCATTCGCCGCATCATTGCTAATTCTGCCTCTGTTTCTGATGCTGTTTCGGTTGTTAATTTTGCCAATGTTCGTGGCGTGGACCTTGATATAGGTTGCTATGGTGCTATCATAAAGAAATTGATAGAATCTGGTCGATACCAATTGGCACTTTCGctttattgtcaaaatattgttgCTGCAGGTATTGATCCTGACCCAGCTGTTTTGAATTATATGGTTATTTGTTACTGTGAGATAGGTGAATTAGAGGATGCAATGAAAcattttgatagaattttttcGATGGGTTCTCTTCCTGTTAAACCTGCTTGTAATGCTATTCTTAGAGAGTTATATGCGCAAGAAAAATTTTTGGAggcttttgattattttgttagGATTCATGATGCTGGTATAAACAAGGGTTTTTcttcttataatattttgattgatggGTTGTGTTATCAAGGGTATTTAAATGAAGCCATGTGTTTGTTTGATATGATTCGGAAAAGAGCAGGATTGACACCTAGTCTTCATTTATATAAGTCTTTGTTTTATGGTCTTTGTAAAAGAGGGTGGGCTGTGGAGGCTGAGTCATTGTTTGAAGAAATGGAGTCACAGGGCTTCTTTGTAGATAAGATGATGTATACATCTTTGATGAATGGGTATAGTAAGGATAGGAAGATGAAAATGGCGATGCGAGTTTTTTTTAGAATGCTCAAGACAGGTTGTGAGCCGGACAATTATTCTTGTAACACTTTAATTCATGGTTTTTTTACTATGGGTTTGTTTGATAAAGGATGGGTATTATTCAACCAAATGATTGAGTGGGGATTGCATCCAAATGCAGTGACCTATCATATTATGATTAGTAATTATTGCAGGGATCGGAATGTAGATTGTGCTTTGATTCTTTTAAATAACATGGTAAGTCAAGGTGTAGCTCCCAATGTGCACTGTTACACAGATGTGATTGCTTCTCTTTACAAGGAGAATAGGCTGACAGAGATAGAGGAATTGTACAAAAACATGCTGGAAAATGGGGTTGTTCCTGACCATGTGCTATCCTTTATCCTCATGAAGAAGTCTCCTAAGGGTCAAGAGCTTCAGCTTGCCCTTATGGTGTTGCAGGCAATTGCCAAGAATGGATGTGGTATTGATCCTCTGGCTATCTCAACCTACACTACTCTGAATGCTACTGGGGATTTGAAGAAAGCAATTGAGCTTCTGATTGGGGAAATTGTGAAAAGCAACCTAAATCTTGCTAATGTGGCATTTGGTATCTATATCAGTGCCTTGTGTGAGGTTGGTGAATCAGATTGTGCTTTCCTTTGCATGGATAAATTGGTTAGTCTTGGATGCAGACCTTTGCTTTTTACTTATAACTCTTTGATCAAGTGCCTTTGCCAGGAGGGACTTTTTGAGGATGCCAATTCCTTAATTGAACTTATGCAAGACTCTGGTACAGCTCCAGATACGGTTACTTATTTGATAATGGTATGTGAATACTGTAAACAAGGAGATATAGCTTCAAGCTGTGATGTTTTGGACCAAATGGATATGAGAGGCCTGAAGCCTGGTGTTTCTATCTATGACAGAATAATTGGTTGTCTTTTCAGTGAAAAAAGGATTGTCGAAGCAGAAAATATGTTCAAGAGAATGCTGGAGGCAGGTGTGGTTCCTGATGAGGTTGTCTATATGACAATGATCAATGGATACTCCAAAAATGGAAAAGCTCTTGAAGCTCGCCAGTTGTTTGAGAAAATGATAGAGAGTTCAATCCAACCAAGTTCTTATTCTTACACTTCCCTGATCAGTGGACTGGTGAAGAAAGGTATGATAGACAAGGGATGCATGTACCTTGATAGGATGTTAGGAGATGGGCTTGTGCCAAATGTTGTGCTCTATACCTCTCTTATCAATCATTTTTTAAGGAGTGGGGACTTTGAATTTGCCTTTAGACTAGTTGATTTGGTGGATAGAAACCAGATAGGAAGTGATTTGATCATGTATATTACTTTGGTCAGTGGTGTTTGTAGACATATGACTGGTAGAAAAAGATTCTTTGATGTTGACAGAGGAGCTGAAAATGCTAGGGAAAGGTTGTGTGAGTTGCTCAATCAGAGAACTTCACCCCTGaggaaaaacaatttaaaaatttgtgttGATTCTCCTGAAGGAATGAAATCTTTTGCACTGAAGCTCATGAGGAAAGTTAAAGAAATTCAGTTTATGCCAAACTTGTACCTCTATAATGGTATAATTTCTGGATTCTGTGGGGCAGGTAGGATTCAGGATGCACATGATCATTTGGAGATGATGCAAAGGGAAGGTTTATGTCCCAATCAGGTGACTTATACTATTCTCATTGATGGGCATATCAGAGCTGGTGAAATTGATTGTGCCATTGGGTTGTTCAATAAGATGAATGTAGATGGTTGTGTTCCTGATAGAATCACATATAAAACTTTGCTAAAAGGTCTTTGCCAGGCGGGTAGATTTCCTGATGCATTGTCAATATTATATACGATGCATAAGAGGGGATTCTTCCCTAGTAAGGCTTCTTATGAATATATACTCAAATTTCTTTGTTCTAGTTGTTTGAGCATTCCTGCCTTCAAAATGTTTGAAGAAATGATTGCCCATGGTTATGTACCTCGTCCATATTGTTACAACTGGTTGCTTTACATCCTATGTGAAGAAAAACAATTGCCTGAAGCCCGTGTGGTGCTTGATAGGATGTATGAAACAGGGAAGCTTTGTTACAAATCAATGGAGAGGCTTTTGGGGTAA
- the LOC123225442 gene encoding NAC domain-containing protein 7-like → MNTFSHVPPGFRFHPTDEELVDYYLRKKVNARKIDLDVIKDVELYKIEPWDLQDLCRIGTEEQNEWYFFSHKDKKYPTGTRTNRATAAGFWKATGRDKAIYSKHDLIGMRKTLVFYKGRAPNGQKSDWIMHEYRLETDENGTPQEEGWAVCRVFKKRTTTVRKMSEHGSPCWYEDQVSFLQDFDSTKQNSQPNLAYHLSYACKKELDLQYQVPHEHFLQQLPYLESPKPMQSTANVNCSPMAAAYGLEINHVSTFQPSSFAREEHMQQPHDQNLHPMYGRDNNNEMAVDQLTDWRVLDKFVASQLSQDDVPKENNYSNSILVRHLNKKEMVPENPSTSTSSCQIDLWK, encoded by the exons ATGAATACTTTTTCACATGTTCCCCCTGGCTTTCGGTTCCATCCAACCGATGAAGAACTTGTCGATTATTACCTCAGGAAAAAGGTCAATGCAAGAAAGATTGACCTAGATGTGATCAAAGATGTGGAACTCTATAAAATTGAGCCATGGGATCTTCAAG ACCTGTGCAGAATAGGAACAGAAGAGCAAAATGAATGGTACTTTTTTAGCCACAAAGATAAGAAATACCCAACTGGAACTCGAACAAATAGAGCCACTGCAGCTGGATTTTGGAAAGCAACTGGTAGAGACAAGGCTATTTATTCTAAGCATGACTTAATTGGAATGAGGAAGACGTTGGTCTTCTATAAAGGCCGAGCTCCAAACGGGCAGAAGTCAGATTGGATCATGCATGAATACCGCCTTGAAACAGATGAAAATGGAACTCCACAG GAAGAAGGTTGGGCGGTGTGTAGGGTGTTCAAGAAGAGAACAACCACCGTGCGTAAAATGAGTGAGCATGGATCTCCTTGCTGGTATGAAGATCAAGTTTCATTCTTGCAAGATTTCGATTCAACGAAGCAAAATTCCCAGCCAAATTTGGCTTACCACCTCTCCTATGCCTGCAAGAAAGAGCTAGATTTGCAGTACCAAGTTCCCCATGAACACTTTCTCCAGCAGCTTCCATATTTAGAGAGCCCAAAGCCGATGCAATCAACTGCAAATGTAAACTGCAGTCCAATGGCTGCTGCCTATGGACTGGAGATAAACCATGTAAGCACTTTTCAGCCCTCATCATTCGCACGAGAAGAACATATGCAGCAACCCCATGACCAAAATTTGCATCCAATGTATGGCAGAGACAACAACAACGAGATGGCGGTGGATCAACTCACAGATTGGCGAGTTCTTGACAAGTTTGTTGCCTCCCAGCTTAGCCAAGACGATGTTCCTAAAGAAAACAACTACTCAAATAGTATTCTGGTGAGACACTTGAATAAGAAAGAAATGGTGCCTGAGAATCCCTCTACCTCAACCTCCAGTTGTCAAATTGATCTATGGAAGTGA
- the LOC123224904 gene encoding monocopper oxidase-like protein SKS1: MALVRFLLCIFIHIALFSTLCFAADPYVNYALKVSYMTASPLGVPQQVIAVNGRFPGPPINATTNNNVVVDVTNELDEDLLITWSGIQLRRNSWQDGVLGTNCPIPPKWNWTYQFQVKDQIGSFFYYPSLNLQRASGGFGGFIINNRAIIQIPFAQPDGDIVILIGDWYTRNHTALRKDLDSGKDLGMPDGVLINGKGPYRYNNTLVPDGIEYETINVEPGKTYRLRVHNVGTSTSLNFRIQSHNLRLVEIEGYYTMQQNYSSFDIHVGQSYSFLVTMDQNATSDYYIVASARFVNESVWQKVTGVAILHYSNSKGPASGPLPIAPSDIYNTWSAMNQPRSIRQNTTASGARPNPQGSYHYGSINVTDTYIIRSLPPGTIDGKFLATMNGISFLKPDLPMRLADKHNVRGTYKLDFPARPLDRTLRTDRSVLNATYKGFIEVILQNNDTRMQSFHMDGYSFFVVGMDFGIWSESNRNSYNKWDAIFRCTTEVYPGGWTAILISLDNVGVWNLRVENLDRWYLGQETYMRIINPEENGDTEMSPPDNVLYCGALQSLQKPQNHSAATSILLGVSKMVLTFMLALSVGIFISS; this comes from the exons ATGGCTCTGGTGAGGTTCCTCCTCTGTATTTTCATTCACATTGCTCTGTTTTCAACCCTCTGTTTCGCTGCCGACCCTTATGTCAACTACGCTCTCAAAGTCTCTTACATGACTGCCTCGCCTTTGGGTGTTCCTCAACAG GTTATAGCAGTTAATGGTAGGTTTCCTGGCCCCCCAATTAACGCTACTACTAATAACAATGTGGTTGTTGATGTGACGAATGAATTGGATGAAGATCTCCTAATTACTTG GTCTGGGATTCAATTGCGGCGTAATTCATGGCAGGATGGTGTTCTTGGTACAAATTGTCCAATCCCACCAAAGTGGAACTGGACTTACCAGTTCCAAGTCAAAGACCAGATTGGAAGCTTTTTCTACTACCCATCACTTAATCTTCAGAGGGCATCTGGTGGCTTTGGTGGTTTTATCATTAACAATAGGGCAATCATTCAAATCCCTTTTGCACAACCGGATGGGGATATTGTTATTCTGATCGGTGACTGGTATACGCGAAACCATACG GCACTGAGGAAAGATCTGGATTCAGGGAAGGACCTTGGGATGCCAGATGGAGTTCTCATTAACGGGAAGGGACCATACAGATACAATAACACCCTTGTTCCTGATGGCATTGAATATGAAACTATTAATGTAGAGCcag GAAAAACTTATCGACTGCGTGTGCATAATGTTGGGACTTCAACAAGTTTGAACTTCAGAATTCAGAGTCATAATCTGCGTCTTGTTGAAATAGAGGGATATTACACAATGCAACAGAATTATTCCAGCTTTGATATTCATGTGGGTCAGTCTTATTCGTTCTTAGTCACAATGGATCAGAATGCAACTTCTGATTATTATATTGTGGCCAGTGCTAGATTTGTGAATGAATCAGTTTGGCAAAAAGTGACTGGAGTCGCCATCTTGCACTACTCAAATTCAAAAGGTCCAGCATCTGGTCCTTTGCCCATAGCACCTAGTGACATATATAACACATGGTCAGCAATGAACCAGCCAAGGTCTATCAG GCAAAATACAACTGCAAGTGGAGCGCGTCCAAACCCACAGGGATCTTATCATTATGGTTCAATCAATGTGACTGATACTTATATCATAAGGAGTTTGCCACCAGGAACTATTGATGGGAAATTTCTTGCGACAATGAATGGGATTTCCTTTCTCAAACCTGATCTACCAATGAGGCTTGCTGACAAGCACAATGTGAGAGGAACTTATAAACTAGATTTTCCTGCTAGGCCGCTTGATCGAACTCTTCGAACAGACAGATCTGTTCTTAATGCAACATACAAGGGATTTATAGAAGTCATATTGCAAAATAATGACACCAGGATGCAGAGCTTTCACATGGATGGTTATTCATTTTTCGTGGTTGG GATGGACTTTGGTATATGGTCAGAAAGCAATAGAAATAGTTATAACAAGTGGGATGCGATTTTTCGTTGCACAACAGAG GTTTATCCAGGGGGATGGACAGCAATTTTGATCTCTCTCGATAACGTTGGAGTATGGAATCTTAGAGTAGAAAATCTAGATCGATGGTACCTCGGCCAAGAAACATATATGAGAATTATCAATCCTGAGGAAAATGGTGACACAGAGATGTCTCCTCCTGATAATGTTTTATACTGTGGTGCCCTTCAAAGCCTGCAGAA ACCACAGAATCATTCAGCTGCAACATCAATTCTACTAGGAGTATCCAAGATGGTCCTCACTTTTATGTTGGCACTATCTGttggaattttcatttcttcatAA